A genome region from Actinobacillus arthritidis includes the following:
- a CDS encoding TonB-dependent siderophore receptor, translating into MKKTFFYSTVASAVTLAISPAIAQETAVLDEVSVVGSVSKAGKVEYMTPKSVNVINDAQIADENAQKVDQALRYEAGIVTEPYGGDNDTDWFKIRGFDASMTLDGTALGKNGFFVWLPNTYGLESIEVVKGADSFTYGAVETGGLVNLVSKRPSKEPKGEIKLTGGNKDERGVSFDVSNQFADNLRYRVVGDYNKRHGQLNGTWLESYYFAPSLTWDISNTATLTLLASVQKDVGVPVNPFLPAYGSLIPTPNGTISHGVNLGEPSQDYTDRSQYSLGYEYTNKFPEGWQFTQNYRFSRLNIDQYNTFAWSSDQVANASRGYAYTVGHTNNHTFDNRISKNWNIGEFDNTTTVGVDYQHSETKGINEGFGQTVNSINMFNPIYGQTPYNPIGKSYNLKTIQLGLYAQNQLRYKNWLWNVSARHDDVRANSESNGAITGYNVSHNSYSTGLMYQFDNGLAPYANYSESFRAVSGNDDYGRAYKPFEGKQYEVGFKYLPSFINGTFSLAWFDLEEKNTLIADPSNISVQAGKQKSHGVELQANLGFTDNLSGQFAYTYTKAKTDLSVSQSIRSALIPRHAYAAKLNYRFADNVLNGLTVGAGIRYVGSTTDEQYYKGYKIGHYTLADLSAKYEFAKNWVAQVNVDNLFNKKYLASCSFYCYYGEGRKVTANLTYKF; encoded by the coding sequence ATGAAAAAAACGTTTTTCTATTCGACAGTCGCTTCGGCAGTTACCTTAGCCATCTCACCGGCAATCGCACAAGAAACCGCAGTATTGGATGAGGTGTCGGTGGTCGGCTCTGTTTCTAAAGCAGGTAAGGTGGAATATATGACACCTAAATCGGTTAATGTGATTAATGATGCACAAATTGCAGATGAAAATGCACAAAAAGTGGATCAGGCTTTACGCTATGAAGCAGGTATTGTGACAGAGCCTTATGGTGGAGATAATGATACGGATTGGTTTAAGATTCGTGGTTTTGATGCTTCTATGACGTTAGACGGTACCGCATTAGGGAAAAATGGTTTCTTTGTATGGTTACCAAATACTTACGGTTTAGAAAGTATTGAAGTAGTAAAAGGTGCAGATTCTTTTACTTATGGTGCTGTGGAAACAGGCGGTTTAGTGAATTTAGTCAGTAAACGACCAAGCAAGGAACCTAAAGGCGAAATAAAACTGACGGGCGGTAATAAAGATGAGCGTGGAGTAAGTTTTGATGTGAGCAACCAGTTCGCGGACAATCTACGTTATCGAGTAGTCGGAGATTATAATAAACGCCATGGACAGTTAAATGGAACATGGTTAGAAAGTTATTATTTTGCACCTAGCCTAACTTGGGATATTTCCAATACGGCAACATTAACGTTATTAGCGAGTGTACAAAAAGATGTCGGAGTGCCGGTTAATCCGTTTTTACCGGCTTACGGGTCATTAATTCCAACTCCAAACGGCACAATTTCGCATGGTGTGAATTTGGGAGAGCCTAGCCAAGATTATACGGATCGTAGCCAATATTCTTTAGGGTATGAGTATACGAATAAATTTCCAGAAGGTTGGCAATTTACTCAGAATTATCGTTTTAGCCGTCTGAATATTGATCAGTACAATACTTTTGCATGGAGTTCCGATCAAGTCGCAAATGCTTCTCGTGGCTATGCTTATACAGTCGGTCATACTAATAATCATACATTTGATAATCGGATCAGTAAGAATTGGAACATAGGCGAATTTGATAACACAACAACAGTTGGCGTAGATTATCAACACTCAGAAACCAAAGGGATCAATGAGGGGTTCGGTCAGACGGTTAATTCCATCAATATGTTCAACCCTATTTATGGACAAACACCTTATAACCCAATAGGGAAATCTTATAATCTCAAAACTATTCAGCTAGGTTTATACGCACAGAATCAATTACGTTATAAAAATTGGTTATGGAATGTGTCTGCTCGCCATGACGATGTACGTGCAAATTCAGAATCAAATGGCGCAATCACCGGTTACAACGTAAGTCATAATAGTTATTCAACCGGTTTAATGTATCAATTTGATAATGGTTTAGCACCTTACGCAAATTATTCGGAATCATTCCGAGCAGTGTCGGGTAATGATGACTATGGACGTGCTTATAAACCATTTGAAGGCAAACAGTACGAAGTCGGTTTTAAATATTTACCAAGTTTTATCAATGGCACATTCTCTTTAGCATGGTTTGATCTTGAGGAGAAGAATACATTGATTGCAGATCCAAGCAATATTTCGGTTCAAGCGGGTAAACAAAAAAGCCATGGCGTAGAACTTCAAGCAAATTTAGGATTTACGGATAACTTATCCGGTCAATTCGCTTATACCTATACAAAAGCAAAAACCGATCTCTCCGTTTCGCAAAGTATCCGTTCGGCACTGATTCCTCGACATGCTTATGCGGCAAAATTAAATTACCGTTTTGCTGATAATGTGCTAAATGGTTTAACTGTTGGTGCAGGTATACGCTATGTAGGCTCAACTACTGATGAACAATACTATAAAGGTTATAAAATAGGTCACTACACACTTGCAGATTTATCGGCTAAATATGAATTTGCGAAAAACTGGGTGGCACAAGTTAATGTGGATAATCTGTTTAATAAGAAATACTTAGCAAGTTGTAGTTTCTATTGTTATTACGGAGAAGGACGCAAAGTTACAGCGAACTTAACCTACAAATTCTAA
- a CDS encoding DUF2322 family protein has protein sequence MQFKDYLATFSAVDHLTGLNVCNAQGEVIHHIPAVEGKLGSLKLYNALAEKFDGKLTASAAQQGIEWFAEHVEDAKQNAGKHPNIDLLFKVINEDLALTLEPVAK, from the coding sequence ATGCAATTTAAAGACTATTTAGCAACCTTCTCAGCGGTTGATCATCTTACCGGTTTAAATGTGTGTAACGCACAAGGGGAGGTGATTCATCATATTCCGGCTGTGGAAGGCAAATTGGGTTCACTTAAACTGTACAATGCCTTAGCGGAAAAGTTTGACGGGAAATTAACCGCTTCAGCGGCACAACAAGGTATTGAATGGTTTGCTGAACACGTGGAAGACGCAAAACAAAATGCCGGTAAACACCCGAATATCGACTTATTATTCAAAGTCATTAACGAAGATTTAGCATTAACGCTCGAGCCTGTCGCTAAGTAA
- a CDS encoding GrxA family glutaredoxin — protein sequence MFVEIYGRMTCPYCTRAKALAEKMKGELADFDFKFIDMIAEGISKEDLEPRVGKPVATVPQIFLDNVHVGGCTDFQALVKEKFGIEV from the coding sequence ATGTTCGTAGAAATTTATGGTCGTATGACTTGCCCATACTGCACACGTGCGAAAGCATTAGCCGAAAAAATGAAAGGCGAATTAGCTGATTTCGATTTTAAATTTATTGATATGATCGCTGAAGGCATTTCAAAAGAAGATTTAGAACCACGTGTCGGTAAACCAGTTGCGACTGTGCCACAAATTTTCTTAGATAATGTTCACGTTGGTGGTTGTACTGATTTCCAAGCGTTAGTAAAAGAAAAATTCGGTATCGAGGTTTAA
- the fhuB gene encoding Fe(3+)-hydroxamate ABC transporter permease FhuB, whose translation MVKASKFLFGGLAVLFFGLLLTVLMLQLPNGSGLVSLFLPSENLELLLIQSYSLPRIVIALLAGGLLGLASLLLQQVMANPLASDNTLGISSGAQFALFLTAIFLPDWLEYGSSAVALIGAALSLILVLSLAMRKTMSPLLLILAGLVVNLYFGSFSALMMLFYPEESRGLAQWGAGSLVQESWRDSLLLIAQAIPAVLLISLLIRPFTILTLNDANAQSLGVPVAKLRVIGVLIAAFLIAIVVAKVGMLGFIGLASATIVRQLHIRRFSYQLFSAFGLGALLLANTDLLLQLFAFFSGIHLPTGAVVALFGTPLLLWLMFSALPHTGRLQEADSQKIRQFRPLVLVLILGGLALAICLALFVGKGINGWQWTQQSELIALRLPRLMVAIAVGILLSVAGVILQRLTLNPMASPELLGVSSGTSMGILVALFLFGVQQTEWFWLAGILGACVALLVLTAINQRDGMLPEKVLLTGISLSALFDTLQRLAIASGDPRANQLITWTSGSTQNVSNELAIGLLAVSFALLLASLIFSRWLALLALQAPMAQSLGLNLKQVRWCLILFSALLTALATLVIGPLSFIGLLVPQMVRFLGVKKVPQQILISACLGGLIMSLADWLGRQLLFPYEIPAGLVATLVGGTYFLLMLRRV comes from the coding sequence ATGGTAAAAGCGAGCAAATTCTTATTCGGCGGATTAGCAGTGCTATTTTTCGGACTGTTGCTGACCGTATTAATGTTACAACTGCCAAATGGAAGCGGGTTGGTTTCGCTCTTTTTGCCAAGTGAAAACTTGGAATTATTGCTGATTCAAAGTTATAGCTTACCGCGTATTGTGATAGCATTGCTTGCCGGCGGTTTGCTAGGTTTAGCGAGCTTATTATTACAGCAAGTGATGGCGAATCCGTTGGCATCGGATAATACGCTAGGCATTAGTAGCGGTGCGCAATTCGCCTTATTTTTAACGGCGATTTTTTTACCGGATTGGTTGGAATACGGTTCAAGTGCGGTGGCATTAATCGGTGCGGCACTCAGCTTGATTTTAGTGTTGAGTTTGGCGATGCGAAAAACAATGTCGCCTTTATTGCTGATCCTTGCTGGCTTAGTGGTAAATCTCTATTTCGGTTCGTTTTCTGCGTTAATGATGCTGTTTTATCCGGAGGAATCTCGAGGTTTGGCACAATGGGGCGCAGGTTCTTTAGTACAAGAAAGTTGGCGGGATTCGTTATTGCTCATCGCCCAAGCTATACCTGCAGTCTTGCTTATCAGTTTATTGATTCGTCCGTTCACCATTTTGACGTTAAATGATGCGAATGCACAGAGTTTAGGCGTACCGGTCGCAAAATTGCGGGTTATTGGCGTATTGATTGCGGCATTTTTAATTGCGATTGTAGTGGCGAAAGTGGGTATGTTGGGTTTTATTGGTTTAGCTTCAGCGACTATTGTTCGCCAACTGCATATTCGCCGTTTTAGTTATCAGCTGTTTTCCGCTTTTGGGTTAGGTGCGTTATTATTGGCGAATACGGATTTGCTGTTACAGCTCTTCGCCTTTTTTAGCGGTATTCATTTACCGACTGGTGCGGTAGTGGCTTTATTCGGTACGCCATTGTTGCTTTGGCTGATGTTTAGTGCATTACCGCATACCGGACGTTTGCAAGAAGCGGATTCGCAAAAAATTCGTCAATTTAGACCGCTTGTTCTTGTTTTGATACTGGGCGGTTTAGCCTTGGCAATTTGCTTAGCGTTATTTGTCGGCAAAGGGATAAACGGCTGGCAATGGACGCAACAAAGTGAGTTGATTGCATTACGTTTGCCTCGCTTAATGGTGGCGATAGCGGTCGGGATTTTACTGTCGGTCGCCGGTGTGATTTTACAGCGTTTAACGTTAAACCCGATGGCGAGTCCTGAACTATTGGGGGTGTCTTCCGGCACTTCGATGGGCATTTTAGTCGCTTTATTTCTGTTTGGTGTACAGCAAACCGAATGGTTTTGGTTGGCGGGGATTCTTGGTGCTTGTGTTGCATTATTGGTATTAACTGCAATCAATCAGCGCGACGGTATGTTGCCGGAAAAAGTGTTGCTGACCGGTATCAGCCTATCGGCATTATTCGATACTCTGCAACGTTTAGCGATTGCCAGCGGCGATCCTCGAGCTAATCAGCTGATTACGTGGACATCCGGTTCAACTCAAAATGTGAGTAATGAATTGGCGATCGGCTTGCTAGCGGTCAGTTTTGCGTTACTTTTGGCCAGTTTGATTTTTAGCCGCTGGCTCGCCTTATTGGCGTTACAAGCTCCGATGGCGCAATCACTCGGTTTAAATCTCAAACAAGTTCGCTGGTGTTTAATTTTATTTAGTGCGTTATTAACTGCGCTAGCGACCTTAGTTATCGGGCCGTTAAGTTTTATCGGTTTACTGGTGCCGCAAATGGTGCGCTTTTTAGGGGTAAAAAAAGTCCCACAACAGATTTTGATTTCAGCCTGTTTGGGCGGATTAATTATGTCACTTGCCGATTGGCTCGGCAGACAGTTATTGTTTCCGTATGAAATTCCGGCAGGCTTAGTCGCCACATTAGTCGGCGGAACCTATTTCTTATTAATGCTAAGAAGAGTTTAG
- a CDS encoding iron-siderophore ABC transporter substrate-binding protein, which yields MSCGVKAKSFATLDWTVAETLIALGEKPVAVGDVKSYQQWVSEPALPNNTLDLGVRMQPNPEQILALKQGDHDLHFINSSFYAQATATLEPFSTVTLVDFYTEGDAWQNIVSASRKVAFIADKQAEFERLMTNYWQKMGEIRPLVQPYLERPIALVQFIDTRHLRIYAANSPFGAVLSQLGFHNAWNGSQNAWGFETIDVTQLAKLAPNSRLVVVKPYPANIGSALRYNTLWQHLTMAKDPLILPAVWTFGGIPSAQRFAEIFANGLPHGGEQW from the coding sequence ATGTCTTGTGGGGTGAAGGCAAAATCTTTTGCGACCTTGGATTGGACGGTTGCCGAAACATTAATCGCGTTAGGCGAGAAGCCAGTGGCGGTCGGTGATGTAAAAAGCTATCAGCAGTGGGTCAGTGAACCGGCGTTACCGAATAACACCTTAGATCTCGGCGTGCGAATGCAACCGAATCCGGAACAGATTCTTGCCTTAAAACAGGGTGACCACGATTTGCATTTTATTAATAGCAGTTTTTACGCCCAAGCCACCGCAACACTCGAGCCGTTTTCCACTGTGACATTGGTAGATTTTTATACGGAAGGCGATGCTTGGCAAAATATTGTGAGCGCCAGCCGTAAAGTAGCATTTATTGCCGATAAACAGGCGGAATTTGAGCGACTCATGACCAACTATTGGCAAAAAATGGGTGAAATTCGACCGCTTGTTCAGCCTTATTTGGAGCGCCCGATTGCCTTGGTACAGTTTATTGATACACGCCATTTACGCATTTATGCCGCAAACAGCCCGTTTGGTGCGGTGTTATCACAACTCGGCTTTCACAATGCGTGGAACGGTTCGCAAAATGCGTGGGGCTTTGAGACGATTGATGTCACTCAGTTAGCCAAACTTGCGCCGAATAGCCGTTTAGTGGTGGTAAAACCGTATCCGGCGAACATCGGTTCCGCCTTGCGTTACAACACTTTATGGCAACATTTAACGATGGCAAAAGATCCGTTAATTTTACCAGCGGTGTGGACATTCGGCGGTATTCCTTCTGCTCAACGCTTTGCCGAAATTTTTGCTAACGGATTGCCGCACGGAGGCGAGCAATGGTAA
- a CDS encoding phosphoribosylaminoimidazolesuccinocarboxamide synthase — translation MQISLKKIYSGKVRDLYEIDDKRMLMVATDRLSAFDVILDDPIPRKGEILTQISNFWFQKLAHIMPNHFTGDSVFDVLPKEEAEAIQHRAVVCKRLTPVKIESIVRGYLTGSGLKDYKQTGTICGLKLPEGLVEASKLPQPIFTPSSKAEVGDHDINISYEECERQIGAELAAKVRDAPIALYTEATEYALTKGIIICDTKFEFGLDENGTLTLMDEVLTPDSSRFWSAEAYQEGTNPPSFDKQFVRDWLENSGWNKQAPAPKVPADVIEKTVAKYQEALDLLTK, via the coding sequence ATGCAAATTAGCCTCAAAAAAATCTACTCTGGTAAAGTACGTGATCTTTATGAAATTGATGATAAACGTATGTTAATGGTAGCCACCGACCGTTTATCCGCATTTGATGTGATCTTAGATGATCCGATTCCTCGTAAAGGCGAGATCCTGACTCAAATTTCTAATTTCTGGTTCCAAAAATTAGCCCATATTATGCCGAATCATTTTACTGGCGATTCTGTTTTTGATGTATTACCGAAAGAAGAAGCGGAAGCAATTCAGCACCGTGCCGTAGTTTGTAAACGCTTAACACCGGTAAAAATCGAATCGATTGTGCGTGGTTATTTAACTGGTTCAGGTTTAAAAGACTATAAGCAAACCGGCACGATTTGTGGCTTAAAATTACCGGAAGGTTTAGTGGAAGCCAGCAAGTTGCCACAACCGATTTTCACTCCGTCAAGCAAAGCGGAAGTGGGCGATCACGATATCAATATTTCATACGAAGAATGCGAACGCCAAATCGGTGCGGAATTAGCCGCAAAAGTACGTGATGCGCCGATTGCACTTTATACTGAAGCGACGGAATATGCACTTACTAAAGGTATTATTATTTGTGATACCAAATTTGAATTCGGTTTAGATGAGAACGGCACACTGACTTTAATGGATGAAGTGCTAACCCCTGATTCAAGCCGTTTTTGGTCGGCAGAGGCTTATCAAGAAGGTACAAACCCACCGTCATTCGACAAGCAATTTGTGCGTGACTGGTTGGAAAACAGCGGCTGGAACAAACAAGCTCCGGCACCGAAAGTACCGGCGGACGTAATTGAAAAAACCGTGGCGAAATACCAAGAAGCGTTAGATTTATTAACCAAATAA